In Plutella xylostella chromosome 4, ilPluXylo3.1, whole genome shotgun sequence, a genomic segment contains:
- the LOC125490069 gene encoding sperm protamine P1, whose product MGKSKSKGKRKSNGKGKGKGKGKGKGKGKGKGKGKGKGKGKGKGKGKGKGKGKGKGKGKSKGKGKGKGKGKGKGKGKGKGKGKGKGKGKGKGKGKGKGKGKGKGKGKGKGKGKGKGKGKGKGKGKGKGKGKGKGKGKGKGKGKGKGKGKGKGKGKGKGKGKGKG is encoded by the coding sequence ATGGGCAAGAGCAAGAGCAAAGGCAAACGTAAGAGTAATGGCAAAGGCAAAGGCAAAGGCAAAGGCAAAGGCAAAGGCAAAGGCAAAGGCAAAGGCAAAGGCAAAGGCAAAGGCAAAGGCAAAGGCAAAGGCAAAGGCAAAGGCAAAGGCAAAGGCAAAGGCAAAGGCAAAGGCAAAAGCAAAGGCAAAGGCAAAGGCAAAGGCAAAGGCAAAGGCAAAGGCAAAGGCAAAGGCAAAGGCAAAGGCAAAGGCAAAGGCAAAGGCAAAGGCAAAGGCAAAGGCAAAGGCAAAGGCAAAGGCAAAGGCAAAGGCAAAGGCAAAGGCAAAGGCAAAGGCAAAGGCAAAGGCAAAGGCAAAGGCAAAGGCAAAGGCAAAGGCAAAGGCAAAGGCAAAGGCAAAGGCAAAGGCAAAGGCAAAGGCAAAGGCAAAGGCAAAGGCAAAGGCAAAGGCAAAGGCAAAGGCAAAGGCAAAGGCAAAGGCAAAGGCAAAGGCTAG